The proteins below are encoded in one region of Citrobacter enshiensis:
- the cof gene encoding HMP-PP phosphatase, with translation MARLAAFDMDGTLLMPNHHLGDETLSTLARLRERNITLTFATGRHVLEMQHILGAFSLEAFLITGNGTRVHSLEGEVLHRQDLDPAIADIVLQQAWDTQASMHVFNDNGWFTGQEIPAMLHAHVYSGFHYQVVDVKRLPAHQVTKICFCGDHDDLIRLGIQLNDALGERANLCFSAVDCLEVLPLGCNKGAALKVLSNHLGFTMAECMAFGDAMNDREMLGSVGRGLIMGNAMPQLIAELPHLSVIGHCRNQAVSHYLTHWLDNPHLPYSPE, from the coding sequence ATGGCTCGTCTGGCAGCATTTGATATGGATGGCACGCTACTGATGCCAAACCACCATCTGGGCGATGAAACCCTTTCAACGCTGGCGCGGTTGCGCGAACGCAACATTACCCTGACATTTGCGACGGGTCGACATGTGCTGGAGATGCAGCATATTTTGGGCGCGTTTTCGCTGGAAGCCTTTCTGATCACCGGTAACGGTACGCGAGTGCATTCACTGGAGGGCGAGGTGTTGCATCGTCAGGATCTTGATCCGGCCATCGCGGATATTGTGCTGCAGCAGGCGTGGGACACGCAGGCCAGCATGCATGTTTTCAATGACAACGGCTGGTTCACCGGGCAGGAAATTCCGGCGATGTTGCACGCGCACGTCTATAGCGGATTTCATTATCAGGTCGTGGATGTCAAACGGCTCCCGGCCCACCAGGTGACGAAGATCTGTTTCTGTGGCGATCACGATGATCTGATCCGGCTTGGTATTCAATTGAACGACGCGCTGGGCGAGCGGGCAAACCTCTGTTTTTCCGCAGTCGATTGCCTGGAAGTTTTGCCGTTAGGCTGCAATAAAGGTGCCGCCCTGAAGGTACTGAGCAATCATCTGGGTTTTACAATGGCTGAGTGTATGGCGTTTGGCGATGCCATGAACGATCGTGAAATGCTGGGGAGCGTCGGACGCGGTTTGATCATGGGTAACGCCATGCCGCAACTGATTGCCGAGCTGCCTCATTTATCAGTGATTGGGCATTGTCGTAATCAGGCCGTCTCTCACTATTTAACGCATTGGCTGGATAATCCACATCTACCTTATTCCCCCGAATGA
- a CDS encoding SgrR family transcriptional regulator — protein sequence MRLLNRLKQYQRLWQPSAGEPQFVTVSELAERCFCSERHVRTLLRQSQEAGWLTWESQSGRGKRGQLRFLVTPESLRNTMMEQALEKGQQLNVLALAQLAPGELRAMLQPFMGGQWQNDTPTLRIPYYRPLDPLHPGFLPGRAEQHLAGQIFSGLTRFDSHNQRPCGDLAHHWDISPDGLRWDFYIRSTLYWHNGDVVATSQLHERLLMLLNLPALNKLFISVKRIEISHPQCLTFILHRPDYWLAHRLASYCSHLSHPQQPLVGTGPFRLALFTPELVRLESHDHFHRSHPLLKTVEYWITPQLFAQDLGTSCRHPVQIAIGKREELTTLSQVSSGISLGFCYLTLKKGPRLNLQQARRLVDIIHHTSLLQTLPVDENLITPSQALLPDWTMPQWESLDEVELPARLTLVYHLPVELHTMAEQLKHYLATLGCELTIIFHNAKNWDNSAVLADADLMMGDRLIGEAPEYTLEQWLRCDQLWPHVLDAPAFSHLQATLDALQIQPDEGDRYAALALVFANLMNDATLTPLFNYHYRISAPPGVNGVRLNARGWFDFTEAWLPPPRNEEAGRRPPQTLP from the coding sequence ATGCGACTTCTCAATCGACTCAAGCAATACCAGCGCCTCTGGCAACCTTCCGCCGGTGAACCTCAGTTTGTCACAGTGAGCGAACTGGCAGAACGCTGTTTTTGTAGCGAACGTCATGTGCGGACGCTGCTTCGCCAGTCGCAGGAAGCAGGATGGCTGACGTGGGAGTCGCAGTCCGGGCGTGGAAAACGCGGGCAGCTCCGTTTTTTGGTCACGCCGGAATCATTGCGCAATACCATGATGGAGCAAGCGCTGGAGAAAGGGCAGCAACTCAATGTGCTGGCGCTGGCGCAGTTAGCGCCTGGTGAACTGCGCGCAATGTTGCAACCGTTTATGGGCGGGCAATGGCAAAACGATACGCCGACGCTGCGTATTCCCTATTATCGTCCTCTTGATCCGCTCCATCCGGGATTCCTCCCCGGACGCGCGGAACAACATCTTGCCGGACAAATTTTCTCCGGATTAACCCGCTTCGACAGTCATAATCAACGCCCTTGCGGAGACCTGGCGCATCACTGGGATATCTCCCCCGACGGTTTACGCTGGGATTTTTATATTCGCTCGACACTTTACTGGCACAATGGCGATGTGGTGGCAACCTCGCAGCTACATGAACGGCTGCTCATGCTACTCAACCTCCCGGCGCTCAATAAGTTGTTCATTAGCGTGAAGCGTATTGAGATCAGCCATCCGCAATGTCTGACATTCATTCTGCATCGACCTGATTACTGGCTGGCGCACCGTCTGGCGAGCTACTGCAGCCATCTGTCACATCCACAGCAACCGCTGGTCGGTACCGGTCCTTTCCGGCTGGCGTTATTTACGCCGGAGCTGGTCCGCCTGGAAAGTCACGATCATTTTCATCGGAGCCACCCGCTGCTAAAGACGGTTGAATACTGGATAACACCGCAGCTTTTCGCACAAGACCTGGGGACCAGTTGTCGTCACCCAGTGCAGATAGCAATCGGGAAACGAGAAGAACTGACCACGCTCAGCCAGGTGAGCAGCGGTATCAGCCTCGGATTTTGCTATTTAACACTCAAGAAAGGACCGAGGCTGAATCTGCAACAGGCGAGAAGATTGGTGGATATCATCCATCACACATCGCTACTGCAAACGCTGCCTGTTGATGAAAATTTGATTACGCCGAGCCAGGCATTGTTACCCGACTGGACCATGCCCCAGTGGGAAAGTCTGGATGAGGTGGAACTGCCGGCAAGGCTCACGCTGGTCTACCATCTGCCCGTTGAACTGCATACCATGGCAGAACAGCTCAAGCACTATCTGGCCACGCTCGGCTGTGAATTAACGATTATTTTTCATAATGCTAAGAACTGGGACAACAGCGCTGTTCTGGCGGATGCCGATTTGATGATGGGCGACAGACTCATTGGCGAAGCGCCAGAGTACACGCTTGAGCAATGGCTACGCTGCGATCAGCTCTGGCCGCATGTCTTAGACGCTCCGGCCTTTTCCCATCTACAGGCAACGCTGGATGCGCTACAGATTCAGCCCGACGAGGGCGATCGTTATGCCGCACTTGCGCTGGTGTTCGCAAATCTGATGAATGATGCCACCCTCACACCGCTCTTCAATTACCACTATCGCATTAGCGCGCCGCCGGGCGTCAATGGGGTCCGACTGAACGCACGTGGCTGGTTTGACTTCACCGAAGCATGGCTTCCTC